GAGCGACGTTGCCCCTTGTTCTCCCAGCAGGACAAGCAGACTGTGCGGACCTACGGACCCATTGACGTACTGCAATCTTATAGCCAAATAGGCCGCTGCAACGACGACGAATTTCCACAGAAAATTTACTGGTGAGGCGTAGTAAGCTCGATTGCCGTCCGATATCGACTTCATCTGTCGGAAGAAGTGTTCGGGTGCGAGACCGATTGCGATAATTGGCAACAGGAATGGGAACGTGTTCAAGAAAGCGAGCTTGCCGAAGATATCAGATGCCCACCGCGGCAGCCGCTTTCCAAATATACGACGACGAGTCCGCGCGACGCGTTGAATACTTCGAAGTACCATCCAGTAGATCACGGTACTAGCGCTTCCGCGGTGGTCCTAACTAGGAGAGCATCGCCCATCGGCAGCAAATGCCGAGACTGTCGTTGTCAGACGAGCTTCGCCCGGCCACTCAGCGCGTCCGGCGAATCGGCCGCGAGTCCCCGAGCTTGCGCGCCTCGACGATCGTGAACAGCGACCACGGCTTGGTCTTGTAGCGCTTGTCGAGAACGAGCACGCCGGGATCGAGCACCTCGCGCAGCCGCAGCTTCGTGCTCCAGCCGAGATGCCGCGTGATCGGATCGACGCGGTCGACCACGAAGCGGATGAGCGCGCGTTCGCTCGAGAAGTGGTTGATGATCACGATCTTGCCGCCGGGGCGGCAGACGCGGACCATCTCGTCGAGCATGCGCTTCGGGTCGGGAACGACGGTGATCACGTGGAACGCGGTCACGAAGTCGAACGACTCGTCGGGGAACGCCAGGTTCAGCGCATCGCCCTGCTGGAGCTTGATGTGCTTGTGGCGCTTGCGGTCCATCTTCTGCGCGGCCTGGTCGAGCATGTCCTGCGACAGGTCGATGCCGATCACGTCGGCATGCGGCGGGTACGCATCGACGGAAAGGCCGGTCCCGATGCCGACCTCGAGCACCTTGGCGTTGGGTGGAATCCTCAGGCCCTTGACGACCTGGTCGATGCGGCGCCGGAACACGCGCGTGAAGACGTGATCGTAGATGCCGGCGAGGTCCGAGTAGATGCGGCTGTGGTGCGGCAGCTCGGTGGGCGGCTTTCGCGCCTTGAGCCGTTCCCGTTTGCCGGCGACCGGCCGTCCGTCCGAAGGCCACGACCCGTGGCCCTCCCCACGATCGTGTTTCCTTCCTCCGAGCGGTGTATGGCCTTTGGTTCGCATCGAGACGCTGGACCGCTCAGGTCGCCTTTCCGAGCGTCGTCCCGCCGTCCTTCCACATCTCCACGATAGGACTGGCGATGAAGATCGACGAGTACGTGCCAGTGACGATTCCGACCAGGAGCGAGAAGGCGAATGCGTGGATGACCGCTCCGCCGAAAATGAACAGCGCGGTGCAGACGAGCAGTGTCGTGGTCGACGTCAGCAGGGTACGCGACAGCGTCTCGTTGATGCTGCGGTTGATCAGGCTTCGAAGATTTTCTTTTGTCGACCGGTGCATGTTCTCGCGGATTCGGTCGGCGACGACCACCGTATCCGTAACGGAATATCCAACGATCGTCAGCAGCGCGGCTACCACAGTCAGGTCGACCTCCATGTTCGCGATGGCCAGCGCGCCGACCGTTACCATGACGTCGTGCAGCAGCGCAATGGCTGCGCCCGCGCCGAAGCGCCGATCGAATCGAAACGCGATGTAGATTCCCATCATCACGGTCGACAGGAGAACTGCGAGGATGGCCCGCTGTCGCAGCTCGGCACCCACGCGTGGACCCACCACCTCGGTTCGCAGCGCGGTGAAATTCTTGTCCTTGAGCTCGGTCGTGAGGACGTTTCGTACCCTCTCCGCCTCTGCGTTCGCTTTACCCGGCTCGCTGGTCGCGAGTCGAAGCAGGTACTCGCCCGGCGCTCCGCCGTATTCCTGCACCGACGCCCCGCCTTCTTCGAGATGAAGACGATCGACTGCGGATCGCATGTCGGAGATGGTCACCGACGGGTCGACTTTGACGTGCAGCATGATGCCGCCCGTGAAGTCGATCCCGTAGTTCGGACCACCACGCCAGATCAGCGCGGCGATGCCGAGCACGGTCAGCAGGCCCGACAGCCCGAAGGCCCACGGGCGAAGCTTGAAGAAATCGATGTTCCGGTCGTTTCGAATGAGTTCGAGCATGTCCGTCTCAGATGCTGATGGTCGGGTTCGCGCGGTTTCCGACGACGACTTCGTGCATCGCCCGCGTGCAGAACACCGCCGTGAAGATGGTGGTGAGAATTCCGATACACAGCGTCAGCGCGAAGCCCTTGACCGGCCCCGAACCGAACTGGAACAGGATCAGGCCCGACAGGAACGTCGTGATGTTGGAGTCGAGAATGGCGGGCATCGCCTTCGAGTAGCCGGCCTCGAGCGCGGCGTGCGCCGTCTGCCCTTTGCGAAGCTCCTCGCGAATGCGTTCGTTGATCAGGACGTTGGCGTCGAGGGCCATACCGAGCGTGAGCACGATGCCGGCGATGCCGGGCATCGTCAGCACTCCACGGAAGCCCGCCATGATCGCAAGCATCATCAGGATGTGAATCGCCAGTGCGACGTCGGCGACCAGCCCGGCGACCTTGTAGTAGATGACCATGAACGAAACCACGAGCGCCGCCCCGATCAGGAACGAACGCGTTCCCGCGGCAATCGAGTCGCGTCCGAGCGACGGCCCGACAGTTCTCTCTTCTTCGATCACGACCGGAGCCGGAAGCGCTCCGGCGCGCAGGACGATCGCGAGATCGCGCGCCTCGTCGAGCGTGAAACTGCCGGTGATAACCGCCCGACCGCCGCCGATGCGGTCCTTGATGACCGGAGCGCTCTGGACCTTTCCGTCGAGAACGATGGCGAGACGTCTCCCGACGTTGTCGCCCGTGATGCGTTCGAACGTGTTCCCGCCCTGGGGCGTCAGCGTGATCGCAACGTACGGTCCCTCGCCCATCTGCCCGGGACGATGACGCGCGTCGCTGATTGCCGCGCCGGTCATCAGGATGGTCTGCTCGACGTTGTAAGGAATTTCATGAGAGCTGTGGGTAACCGGGTCGACCTCGGTTCCGGTCAGCCGTTTGACGCCGGGAGCGTTGGGGTCCTGCGCGAGCAGGTGAAACTCGAGCTGGGCGGTCTTGCCGATCAGGGCTTTTGCGCGCGCCGGATCCTGGATTCCCGGCAGCTGGATGAGGATGCCGTCCTTGCCGGTGCGCTGGATCGTCGGCTCGGCGACGCCGAACTCGTCGACACGATTGCGAATGGTCTCGAGCGCGATCTCGACGGCAGACTGCTTGGTCTGGTCGACTTCGGCCTGCGACATCTTGTAGCGCAGGATTCCACCCTCGCCGCCCGGCACGGGCACGAGGTTTCCGAAAGTGTCGGAAATCAGCTTCTGCATCTCGGCGCCTTTGTTCTCGCCGACGACCGTGAAGCTGAGCGTGTCGCTGCCCTCG
This sequence is a window from Candidatus Limnocylindrales bacterium. Protein-coding genes within it:
- the secF gene encoding protein translocase subunit SecF, producing MLELIRNDRNIDFFKLRPWAFGLSGLLTVLGIAALIWRGGPNYGIDFTGGIMLHVKVDPSVTISDMRSAVDRLHLEEGGASVQEYGGAPGEYLLRLATSEPGKANAEAERVRNVLTTELKDKNFTALRTEVVGPRVGAELRQRAILAVLLSTVMMGIYIAFRFDRRFGAGAAIALLHDVMVTVGALAIANMEVDLTVVAALLTIVGYSVTDTVVVADRIRENMHRSTKENLRSLINRSINETLSRTLLTSTTTLLVCTALFIFGGAVIHAFAFSLLVGIVTGTYSSIFIASPIVEMWKDGGTTLGKAT
- a CDS encoding methyltransferase domain-containing protein translates to MRTKGHTPLGGRKHDRGEGHGSWPSDGRPVAGKRERLKARKPPTELPHHSRIYSDLAGIYDHVFTRVFRRRIDQVVKGLRIPPNAKVLEVGIGTGLSVDAYPPHADVIGIDLSQDMLDQAAQKMDRKRHKHIKLQQGDALNLAFPDESFDFVTAFHVITVVPDPKRMLDEMVRVCRPGGKIVIINHFSSERALIRFVVDRVDPITRHLGWSTKLRLREVLDPGVLVLDKRYKTKPWSLFTIVEARKLGDSRPIRRTR
- the secD gene encoding protein translocase subunit SecD gives rise to the protein MERGLMGRLAVVAASMVFSALALVPNFTTNIPDWWTTILPKPIPLGLDLRGGIHLVLQVQTDKAVENQIDTTMDQLRRSAREKEIATRDWKREGSDTLSFTVVGENKGAEMQKLISDTFGNLVPVPGGEGGILRYKMSQAEVDQTKQSAVEIALETIRNRVDEFGVAEPTIQRTGKDGILIQLPGIQDPARAKALIGKTAQLEFHLLAQDPNAPGVKRLTGTEVDPVTHSSHEIPYNVEQTILMTGAAISDARHRPGQMGEGPYVAITLTPQGGNTFERITGDNVGRRLAIVLDGKVQSAPVIKDRIGGGRAVITGSFTLDEARDLAIVLRAGALPAPVVIEEERTVGPSLGRDSIAAGTRSFLIGAALVVSFMVIYYKVAGLVADVALAIHILMMLAIMAGFRGVLTMPGIAGIVLTLGMALDANVLINERIREELRKGQTAHAALEAGYSKAMPAILDSNITTFLSGLILFQFGSGPVKGFALTLCIGILTTIFTAVFCTRAMHEVVVGNRANPTISI